From a single Populus trichocarpa isolate Nisqually-1 chromosome 17, P.trichocarpa_v4.1, whole genome shotgun sequence genomic region:
- the LOC7496600 gene encoding putative disease resistance protein At3g14460 isoform X2, with protein sequence MAFLGEIGSAFLKSAVDLLVHKFNSPEVQRFFQRQKLLEGRLPFKLTTSLKSVNSILLDAERKQTTKEGVKDWLDDVQHVVHEAEDLVDVISCQARGSKLKPGYFNTEDEIINNLKDILERLRGLEERARTLCLIKSFKGSLPCLSFVEAEFGSEFLSSTIVLLVQQLGSPIEFRGSFRRQILIEGLFEKLKEPLNTIKIMLPEAETKQITNEDVKNWLQQATDAVYEAGNLLDEIVHEARRAELKSSSQSYLDKIENVFTSLCTSNENNKEGTMVENSVKIFEKLEMLAKEGENRHNLLRSDGHSYIDNGVYGRDYDKETIMPLLLSEDAKGKSLEAIVLEGIGGIGKTTFAKLVYLDMKVQECFDLKAWVYVSQEFDAVRIVVDILKNIGSFRGVTMDANELQKELKKRLTRKKLLLVLDEVWKADDQHAQWNFLVTALESAAKGSKIIITTREMSPTVASVLPSVTPFNLKEISDADCWALFLEHAFCGEESQARLSFDINFRSKVLGRCGGIPLRAKMIGNHLRCKPDLYWEEISSRWDLQPVIIPATMKLSLDDGDSHIFSKARHLWCGSKRGYEDLKNLVGDGFHSFRTILPPSNESFWGDVNDEKLKAFNRLRVLSLSNINQLPDVFCWLKHLRHLEISGESIKSLPETLCMTFTLQTLILRQCPNLAELPANIVKLTELCHLDIRETGLQQTPPQMGKLTELETLTDFFVGQQNGCRIDELGELRYLLGELRIWNLQNVSHGLNASEANLKGKDLKKLELRWSGRRDTDDSLTEEDVLEALWPSAKVEDLSIIGYGGKNLPGWVGHTSFEKMVDLRLSGCKYCVSLPSLGQLESLKTLLIEDFYNLEYVGDEFYGSPTTEGNPFQSLESLTFERMLQWREWKSKGRAFRSLQVLCIRKCPSLTTLPSDLPSLVELEIAKCKLVGPPSGWSPAPISKIILANDFHKVQLEKLSSDSQSLTVDSFHAFDFIRQEIEEWGYACSTLQKIDITRYPLEFFPLNLFPQLKQLEISRCPKLKSLCGPEELLGDSMSTESFCSGCPTLETLALSNCSNFESLFCSLPSLVNLKIVSCGKLQSLPGMDFSASSEPLAGNSNWNSEACMYPELKILSLERCSNFESLFCSLPSLVNLKIVACGKLQSFPGMDFSASLEPLAGNSNWNSEVCEYPNLKLLSLEHCSNLKTVHCLLPSLENLELYNCGQLEPFLGMGLSSSFGLSSPSKLKSLVIRGCRKLLAGCDKWGMGRFPSLSTLSLDYSDEVECSLKQRTFLPAPFTFLSICDLPNLTSLELQGFTFLYGLELEDCPKLQSLSEGSLPYDLFSLHIRSCPLMEQRCQQDTGEDWPKISHVPNIKIGYHNFNVKSRRL encoded by the exons ATGGCCTTTCTAGGTGAGATTGGATCAGCATTTCTCAAAAGTGCTGTTGATCTTTTGGTCCATAAGTTTAATTCTCCTGAGGTTCAGCGGTTCTTTCAACGCCAGAAGCTGCTTGAAGGACGACTCCCATTCAAGTTGACAACAAGTTTGAAATCCGTCAACAGCATACTCCTTGATGCAGAGAGGAAGCAGACCACCAAGGAAGGTGTAAAGGATTGGCTCGATGATGTTCAGCATGTTGTTCATGAAGCTGAGGACTTGGTGGACGTGATTTCTTGTCAAGCTCGAGGATCAAAGTTGAAACCTGGCTATTTTAACACCGAGGACGAAATTATAAACAACTTGAAAGATATTCTTGAGAGACTAAGAGGGCTAGAGGAAAGGGCTCGTACACTCTGTCTGATAAAGAGTTTTAAGGGAAGCCTCCCATGCTTGAGCTTTGTGGAAGCTGAGTTTGGATCAGAATTTCTCAGCAGTACTATTGTTCTCTTGGTCCAGCAGTTGGGTTCTCCGATTGAATTTCGAGGTTCCTTCAGACGCCAAATTCTCATCGAAGGACTCTTCGAGAAGTTGAAGGAACCTTTGAATACTATCAAGATCATGCTCCCTGAGGCTGAGACAAAGCAGATCACCAATGAAGACGTGAAGAATTGGCTTCAACAAGCTACAGATGCCGTGTATGAAGCTGGAAATTTGCTGGACGAGATTGTTCATGAAGCTAGACGAGCAGAATTGAAATCCAGCTCTCAAAGCTATCTAGATAAGATCGAGAACGTTTTCACCTCTCTTTGTACTTCTAACGAAAACAATAAGGAAGGGACAATGGTAGAAAACTCAGTCAAGATTTTTGAAAAGCTTGAAATGTTGGCAAAAGAAGGGGAGAACCGCCACAATCTTCTACGGAGTGATGGACATTCATATATTGATAATGGTGTTTATGGCAGGGACTATGATAAAGAAACCATAATGCCCTTGCTGCTATCAGAAGATGCAAAAGGTAAAAGCTTAGAAGCAATTGTTTTAGAGGGTATTGGCGGTATTGGTAAAACCACCTTTGCTAAGCTTGTCTACCTTGATATGAAGGTACAGGAGTGCTTTGATCTGAAAGCATGGGTCTACGTCTCGCAAGAATTTGATGCTGTCAGGATAGTAGTAGATATTCTGAAGAATATTGGTTCATTCAGAGGTGTTACCATGGATGCAAATGAGCTTCAAAAGGAGCTTAAGAAAAGATTGACAAGAAAGAAATTATTGCTTGTATTAGATGAAGTTTGGAAGGCAGATGATCAGCATGCTCAATGGAATTTCTTAGTCACAGCTTTGGAATCTGCAGCAAAGGGGAGCAAGATCATCATTACAACACGAGAGATGAGTCCTACTGTAGCATCAGTCCTGCCATCTGTTACACCTTTTAATTTGAAGGAAATAAGCGATGCTGATTGCTGGGCCTTGTTTTTAGAACATGCTTTTTGTGGTGAAGAAAGCCAGGCTCGTTTGTCATTTGATATAAATTTCCGTTCGAAAGTATTGGGAAGGTGCGGTGGCATACCTCTACGTGCAAAAATGATTGGGAATCACCTTCGGTGCAAACCAGATTTGTACTGGGAGGAAATATCGAGTAGGTGGGATCTTCAACCGGTCATTATTCCTGCTACTATGAAATTAAG TTTGGATGATGGTGATTCACATATTTTTAGCAAAGCTCGTCACTTATGGTGTGGTAGCAAAAGGGGATATGAAGACCTAAAGAATCTTGTGGGCGATGGATTTCACAGTTTCCGTACCATTTTGCCACCATCAAATGAGTCCTTTTGGGGAGATGTTAATGATGAGAAACTCAAGGCATTCAATCGCCTACGGGTATTGTCTTTGTCTAACATAAATCAGTTGCCTGATGTATTTTGCTGGCTGAAACACCTACGACATCTTGAAATCTCTGGAGAATCAATAAAAAGTTTACCTGAAACTTTGTGTATGACGTTCACTTTGCAAACATTAATCTTGCGCCAGTGCCCAAATCTAGCTGAGTTACCAGCCAACATTGTGAAGTTAACTGAACTGTGTCATCTTGATATTAGAGAAACAGGATTGCAACAGACGCCACCACAAATGGGCAAACTAACAGAGCTTGAAACGTTGACTGATTTTTTTGTGGGACAACAAAATGGGTGCAGAATTGATGAGCTAGGAGAGCTTAGATATCTACTGGGAGAACTTCGTATTTGGAACCTTCAAAATGTTTCTCATGGTCTAAATGCTTCTGAAGCCAATTTGAAGGGCAAGGATCTTAAGAAGTTAGAGTTAAGATGGAGTGGCAGGAGGGATACTGACGATTCTTTAACTGAAGAAGATGTACTTGAAGCATTGTGGCCTAGTGCAAAAGTGGAAGATCTTTCTATAATCGGTTACGGAGGTAAAAACCTTCCAGGATGGGTAGGACACACTTCTTTCGAAAAAATGGTCGATCTGAGGCTTAGTGGATGTAAATACTGTGTCTCTTTACCATCTCTTGGTCAGTTAGAATCTCTAAAAACGCTGTTGATTGAAGACTTTTATAATCTAGAGTATGTTGGTGATGAGTTCTATGGAAGTCCCACCACCGAAGGGAATCCATTCCAATCCCTTGAAAGCCTAACTTTTGAGAGGATGCTACAATGGCGTGAATGGAAATCTAAAGGCAGAGCTTTCAGAAGCCTTCAAGTGCTTTGCATCAGAAAGTGTCCAAGCCTAACAACACTGCCCAGCGACCTTCCTTCTTTAGTGGAGCTTGAGATTGCAAAGTGTAAGCTTGTGGGTCCACCTTCTGGCTGGTCTCCTGCACCCATCAGTAAAATAATTCTCGCTAATGATTTTCATAAGGTGCAATTAGAGAAATTGTCTTCTGACTCGCAAAGTCTCACAGTCGATTCATTCCATGCCTTCGATTTTATACGTCAGGAAATTGAAGAGTGGGGTTATGCTTGCTCTACTTTACAAAAAATTGACATCACTCGCTATCCCCTCGAGTTCTTCCCACTAAATCTTTTCCCCCAGTTAAAGCAACTTGAGATCAGCAGGTGTCCAAAGCTCAAATCCCTTTGTGGACCAGAGGAACTTCTTGGTGATTCCATGTCTACCGAATCCTTTTGCAGTGGCTGTCCGACTTTGGAAACCCTTGCATTATCAAATTGCTCAAATTTTGAATCATTGTTTTGCTCCCTCCCTTCCCTTGTGAATCTAAAAATAGTTTCTTGTGGGAAACTTCAGTCATTGCCTGGGATGGATTTCTCCGCTTCATCAGAACCGCTTGCTGGCAACAGTAATTGGAATTCGGAAGCCTGCATGTACCCAGAATTGAAAATTCTTTCACTAGAACGTTGCTCAAATTTTGAATCATTGTTCTGCTCCCTACCTTCCCTAGTGAATCTAAAAATAGTTGCTTGTGGGAAACTTCAGTCATTTCCTGGGATGGATTTCTCCGCTTCATTAGAACCGCTTGCTGGCAACAGTAATTGGAATTCGGAAGTCTGCGAGTACCCCAATTTGAAACTTCTTTCACTGGAACATTGTTCAAATTTGAAAACAGTGCATTGCCTCCTCCCTTCTCTTGAGAATCTGGAATTATATAATTGTGGTCAACTTGAGCCATTTCTCGGAATGGGCTTGTCTTCATCTTTTGGATTGAGTTCGCCTTCCAAATTAAAATCACTAGTGATCCGAGGATGCAGAAAACTCCTTGCTGGCTGCGACAAATGGGGTATGGGTAGATTCCCTTCTCTTTCAACCTTATCATTAGATTACAGTGATGAAGTGGAATGCTCCCTCAAGCAACGTACGTTCCTCCCCGCGCCGTTCACATTTCTTTCAATCTGTGATCTTCCAAATCTGACGTCTCTGGAACTTCAAGGGTTCACGTTCCTTTATGGACTCGAACTCGAAGACTGCCCTAAGCTCCAATCCTTGTCAGAAGGCAGCCTGCCTTATGATCTCTTCTCTCTGCACATCAGGTCATGTCCCTTGATGGAACAGAGGTGTCAACAGGATACAGGGGAAGACTGGCCCAAGATATCTCATGTCCCCAATATAAAGATTGGTTACCACAATTTCAATGTGAAGAGCAGGAGATTGTAA
- the LOC7496600 gene encoding putative disease resistance RPP13-like protein 1 isoform X1 → MAFLGEIGSAFLKSAVDLLVHKFNSPEVQRFFQRQKLLEGRLPFKLTTSLKSVNSILLDAERKQTTKEGVKDWLDDVQHVVHEAEDLVDVISCQARGSKLKPGYFNTEDEIINNLKDILERLRGLEERARTLCLIKSFKGSLPCLSFVEAEFGSEFLSSTIVLLVQQLGSPIEFRGSFRRQILIEGLFEKLKEPLNTIKIMLPEAETKQITNEDVKNWLQQATDAVYEAGNLLDEIVHEARRAELKSSSQSYLDKIENVFTSLCTSNENNKEGTMVENSVKIFEKLEMLAKEGENRHNLLRSDGHSYIDNGVYGRDYDKETIMPLLLSEDAKGKSLEAIVLEGIGGIGKTTFAKLVYLDMKVQECFDLKAWVYVSQEFDAVRIVVDILKNIGSFRGVTMDANELQKELKKRLTRKKLLLVLDEVWKADDQHAQWNFLVTALESAAKGSKIIITTREMSPTVASVLPSVTPFNLKEISDADCWALFLEHAFCGEESQARLSFDINFRSKVLGRCGGIPLRAKMIGNHLRCKPDLYWEEISSRWDLQPVIIPATMKLRYYRFPSNLKQCFVYCSLFPKDHSFKRETIVLLWLANGFLGGDKGKKEVGYGYFQKLVAYSFFQQKNDDTSAFVMNDLVHSWAKFLRGDFSVSLDDGDSHIFSKARHLWCGSKRGYEDLKNLVGDGFHSFRTILPPSNESFWGDVNDEKLKAFNRLRVLSLSNINQLPDVFCWLKHLRHLEISGESIKSLPETLCMTFTLQTLILRQCPNLAELPANIVKLTELCHLDIRETGLQQTPPQMGKLTELETLTDFFVGQQNGCRIDELGELRYLLGELRIWNLQNVSHGLNASEANLKGKDLKKLELRWSGRRDTDDSLTEEDVLEALWPSAKVEDLSIIGYGGKNLPGWVGHTSFEKMVDLRLSGCKYCVSLPSLGQLESLKTLLIEDFYNLEYVGDEFYGSPTTEGNPFQSLESLTFERMLQWREWKSKGRAFRSLQVLCIRKCPSLTTLPSDLPSLVELEIAKCKLVGPPSGWSPAPISKIILANDFHKVQLEKLSSDSQSLTVDSFHAFDFIRQEIEEWGYACSTLQKIDITRYPLEFFPLNLFPQLKQLEISRCPKLKSLCGPEELLGDSMSTESFCSGCPTLETLALSNCSNFESLFCSLPSLVNLKIVSCGKLQSLPGMDFSASSEPLAGNSNWNSEACMYPELKILSLERCSNFESLFCSLPSLVNLKIVACGKLQSFPGMDFSASLEPLAGNSNWNSEVCEYPNLKLLSLEHCSNLKTVHCLLPSLENLELYNCGQLEPFLGMGLSSSFGLSSPSKLKSLVIRGCRKLLAGCDKWGMGRFPSLSTLSLDYSDEVECSLKQRTFLPAPFTFLSICDLPNLTSLELQGFTFLYGLELEDCPKLQSLSEGSLPYDLFSLHIRSCPLMEQRCQQDTGEDWPKISHVPNIKIGYHNFNVKSRRL, encoded by the coding sequence ATGGCCTTTCTAGGTGAGATTGGATCAGCATTTCTCAAAAGTGCTGTTGATCTTTTGGTCCATAAGTTTAATTCTCCTGAGGTTCAGCGGTTCTTTCAACGCCAGAAGCTGCTTGAAGGACGACTCCCATTCAAGTTGACAACAAGTTTGAAATCCGTCAACAGCATACTCCTTGATGCAGAGAGGAAGCAGACCACCAAGGAAGGTGTAAAGGATTGGCTCGATGATGTTCAGCATGTTGTTCATGAAGCTGAGGACTTGGTGGACGTGATTTCTTGTCAAGCTCGAGGATCAAAGTTGAAACCTGGCTATTTTAACACCGAGGACGAAATTATAAACAACTTGAAAGATATTCTTGAGAGACTAAGAGGGCTAGAGGAAAGGGCTCGTACACTCTGTCTGATAAAGAGTTTTAAGGGAAGCCTCCCATGCTTGAGCTTTGTGGAAGCTGAGTTTGGATCAGAATTTCTCAGCAGTACTATTGTTCTCTTGGTCCAGCAGTTGGGTTCTCCGATTGAATTTCGAGGTTCCTTCAGACGCCAAATTCTCATCGAAGGACTCTTCGAGAAGTTGAAGGAACCTTTGAATACTATCAAGATCATGCTCCCTGAGGCTGAGACAAAGCAGATCACCAATGAAGACGTGAAGAATTGGCTTCAACAAGCTACAGATGCCGTGTATGAAGCTGGAAATTTGCTGGACGAGATTGTTCATGAAGCTAGACGAGCAGAATTGAAATCCAGCTCTCAAAGCTATCTAGATAAGATCGAGAACGTTTTCACCTCTCTTTGTACTTCTAACGAAAACAATAAGGAAGGGACAATGGTAGAAAACTCAGTCAAGATTTTTGAAAAGCTTGAAATGTTGGCAAAAGAAGGGGAGAACCGCCACAATCTTCTACGGAGTGATGGACATTCATATATTGATAATGGTGTTTATGGCAGGGACTATGATAAAGAAACCATAATGCCCTTGCTGCTATCAGAAGATGCAAAAGGTAAAAGCTTAGAAGCAATTGTTTTAGAGGGTATTGGCGGTATTGGTAAAACCACCTTTGCTAAGCTTGTCTACCTTGATATGAAGGTACAGGAGTGCTTTGATCTGAAAGCATGGGTCTACGTCTCGCAAGAATTTGATGCTGTCAGGATAGTAGTAGATATTCTGAAGAATATTGGTTCATTCAGAGGTGTTACCATGGATGCAAATGAGCTTCAAAAGGAGCTTAAGAAAAGATTGACAAGAAAGAAATTATTGCTTGTATTAGATGAAGTTTGGAAGGCAGATGATCAGCATGCTCAATGGAATTTCTTAGTCACAGCTTTGGAATCTGCAGCAAAGGGGAGCAAGATCATCATTACAACACGAGAGATGAGTCCTACTGTAGCATCAGTCCTGCCATCTGTTACACCTTTTAATTTGAAGGAAATAAGCGATGCTGATTGCTGGGCCTTGTTTTTAGAACATGCTTTTTGTGGTGAAGAAAGCCAGGCTCGTTTGTCATTTGATATAAATTTCCGTTCGAAAGTATTGGGAAGGTGCGGTGGCATACCTCTACGTGCAAAAATGATTGGGAATCACCTTCGGTGCAAACCAGATTTGTACTGGGAGGAAATATCGAGTAGGTGGGATCTTCAACCGGTCATTATTCCTGCTACTATGAAATTAAGGTATTATAGATTTCCTTCAAATCTTAAACAATGCTTTGTTTACTGCTCACTCTTTCCTAAGGATCATTCATTTAAAAGGGAGACAATTGTACTTTTATGGCTGGCTAATGGTTTTCTAGGAGGGGATAAGGGGAAGAAAGAAGTAGGATACGGGTACTTTCAAAAACTTGTAGCCTActctttttttcaacaaaaaaatgacGATACATCAGCCTTTGTTATGAATGACCTGGTACACAGTTGGGCGAAATTTTTACGTGGAGATTTTTCTGTCAGTTTGGATGATGGTGATTCACATATTTTTAGCAAAGCTCGTCACTTATGGTGTGGTAGCAAAAGGGGATATGAAGACCTAAAGAATCTTGTGGGCGATGGATTTCACAGTTTCCGTACCATTTTGCCACCATCAAATGAGTCCTTTTGGGGAGATGTTAATGATGAGAAACTCAAGGCATTCAATCGCCTACGGGTATTGTCTTTGTCTAACATAAATCAGTTGCCTGATGTATTTTGCTGGCTGAAACACCTACGACATCTTGAAATCTCTGGAGAATCAATAAAAAGTTTACCTGAAACTTTGTGTATGACGTTCACTTTGCAAACATTAATCTTGCGCCAGTGCCCAAATCTAGCTGAGTTACCAGCCAACATTGTGAAGTTAACTGAACTGTGTCATCTTGATATTAGAGAAACAGGATTGCAACAGACGCCACCACAAATGGGCAAACTAACAGAGCTTGAAACGTTGACTGATTTTTTTGTGGGACAACAAAATGGGTGCAGAATTGATGAGCTAGGAGAGCTTAGATATCTACTGGGAGAACTTCGTATTTGGAACCTTCAAAATGTTTCTCATGGTCTAAATGCTTCTGAAGCCAATTTGAAGGGCAAGGATCTTAAGAAGTTAGAGTTAAGATGGAGTGGCAGGAGGGATACTGACGATTCTTTAACTGAAGAAGATGTACTTGAAGCATTGTGGCCTAGTGCAAAAGTGGAAGATCTTTCTATAATCGGTTACGGAGGTAAAAACCTTCCAGGATGGGTAGGACACACTTCTTTCGAAAAAATGGTCGATCTGAGGCTTAGTGGATGTAAATACTGTGTCTCTTTACCATCTCTTGGTCAGTTAGAATCTCTAAAAACGCTGTTGATTGAAGACTTTTATAATCTAGAGTATGTTGGTGATGAGTTCTATGGAAGTCCCACCACCGAAGGGAATCCATTCCAATCCCTTGAAAGCCTAACTTTTGAGAGGATGCTACAATGGCGTGAATGGAAATCTAAAGGCAGAGCTTTCAGAAGCCTTCAAGTGCTTTGCATCAGAAAGTGTCCAAGCCTAACAACACTGCCCAGCGACCTTCCTTCTTTAGTGGAGCTTGAGATTGCAAAGTGTAAGCTTGTGGGTCCACCTTCTGGCTGGTCTCCTGCACCCATCAGTAAAATAATTCTCGCTAATGATTTTCATAAGGTGCAATTAGAGAAATTGTCTTCTGACTCGCAAAGTCTCACAGTCGATTCATTCCATGCCTTCGATTTTATACGTCAGGAAATTGAAGAGTGGGGTTATGCTTGCTCTACTTTACAAAAAATTGACATCACTCGCTATCCCCTCGAGTTCTTCCCACTAAATCTTTTCCCCCAGTTAAAGCAACTTGAGATCAGCAGGTGTCCAAAGCTCAAATCCCTTTGTGGACCAGAGGAACTTCTTGGTGATTCCATGTCTACCGAATCCTTTTGCAGTGGCTGTCCGACTTTGGAAACCCTTGCATTATCAAATTGCTCAAATTTTGAATCATTGTTTTGCTCCCTCCCTTCCCTTGTGAATCTAAAAATAGTTTCTTGTGGGAAACTTCAGTCATTGCCTGGGATGGATTTCTCCGCTTCATCAGAACCGCTTGCTGGCAACAGTAATTGGAATTCGGAAGCCTGCATGTACCCAGAATTGAAAATTCTTTCACTAGAACGTTGCTCAAATTTTGAATCATTGTTCTGCTCCCTACCTTCCCTAGTGAATCTAAAAATAGTTGCTTGTGGGAAACTTCAGTCATTTCCTGGGATGGATTTCTCCGCTTCATTAGAACCGCTTGCTGGCAACAGTAATTGGAATTCGGAAGTCTGCGAGTACCCCAATTTGAAACTTCTTTCACTGGAACATTGTTCAAATTTGAAAACAGTGCATTGCCTCCTCCCTTCTCTTGAGAATCTGGAATTATATAATTGTGGTCAACTTGAGCCATTTCTCGGAATGGGCTTGTCTTCATCTTTTGGATTGAGTTCGCCTTCCAAATTAAAATCACTAGTGATCCGAGGATGCAGAAAACTCCTTGCTGGCTGCGACAAATGGGGTATGGGTAGATTCCCTTCTCTTTCAACCTTATCATTAGATTACAGTGATGAAGTGGAATGCTCCCTCAAGCAACGTACGTTCCTCCCCGCGCCGTTCACATTTCTTTCAATCTGTGATCTTCCAAATCTGACGTCTCTGGAACTTCAAGGGTTCACGTTCCTTTATGGACTCGAACTCGAAGACTGCCCTAAGCTCCAATCCTTGTCAGAAGGCAGCCTGCCTTATGATCTCTTCTCTCTGCACATCAGGTCATGTCCCTTGATGGAACAGAGGTGTCAACAGGATACAGGGGAAGACTGGCCCAAGATATCTCATGTCCCCAATATAAAGATTGGTTACCACAATTTCAATGTGAAGAGCAGGAGATTGTAA